The Flavobacterium commune genome contains a region encoding:
- a CDS encoding acyl-CoA-binding protein has product MTKKDLDTRFNEAVEKASKMTQASLPQDVQLRLYAYYKQATIGTVEIRQTSNFHLRDAFKINAWMQISHITADEAKENYIEIINSL; this is encoded by the coding sequence ATGACTAAAAAAGATTTAGATACTCGATTTAATGAAGCGGTTGAAAAGGCCTCTAAAATGACTCAAGCATCTTTACCTCAAGATGTCCAGTTGCGACTTTATGCCTATTACAAACAAGCTACAATTGGTACTGTAGAAATAAGACAAACTTCTAATTTCCACCTTAGAGATGCCTTTAAAATCAATGCCTGGATGCAAATAAGCCATATCACCGCCGATGAAGCCAAAGAAAATTATATCGAAATCATCAATTCTCTTTGA
- a CDS encoding lactate utilization protein B/C has protein sequence MSLFRKLFGSSISASDEEKESQNNNFFPDNNISVDERFIYNFKKNGGKFLYCENAQEVKDQFENILEENDWFESEVLCYDSNLFGLLDENKLNYTKPANPKFLLSSCENLIAEEGSILFSSKQIKQHKPNELPTNIVVLATTSQILAMKSDGLSAIKKKYERDYPTNITAIKYFEKAKEEDFTQYGSSAKNLYLLLLEDL, from the coding sequence ATGAGTCTTTTTAGAAAACTTTTTGGATCTAGTATTTCAGCTTCAGATGAGGAAAAAGAAAGTCAGAATAATAATTTCTTTCCTGATAACAATATCTCTGTTGATGAACGATTTATCTACAATTTTAAAAAAAATGGAGGTAAATTCTTGTACTGTGAAAATGCTCAGGAAGTAAAAGACCAATTTGAGAATATATTAGAAGAAAATGACTGGTTTGAAAGCGAAGTATTATGTTATGATTCAAACTTATTTGGACTTTTGGATGAAAACAAATTAAACTATACCAAACCTGCTAATCCTAAATTTCTATTATCAAGTTGCGAAAATTTGATTGCTGAGGAAGGTTCTATACTTTTTTCATCAAAACAAATCAAACAGCACAAACCAAACGAATTACCTACTAACATTGTAGTTTTAGCAACTACAAGTCAAATTCTCGCTATGAAAAGCGACGGACTTAGTGCTATAAAAAAGAAATACGAAAGAGATTATCCTACCAATATTACGGCTATAAAATATTTTGAAAAAGCAAAAGAAGAGGACTTTACCCAATATGGAAGTTCGGCTAAAAATCTTTATTTATTGCTTTTAGAAGATCTTTAA
- a CDS encoding phosphatidylserine decarboxylase family protein, protein MFHKEGAPSILLATVFTVVTLLLADKFIDINWLRMSVEIFVFLILIIVLQFFRNPKRTVIINDKQILAPVDGKVVVIEEVYEGEYFKDKRLQVSIFMSPINVHVTRYAMSGIIKFSKYHPGKFLVAWHPKASEENERTTVVIENNSFGAVLYRQIAGALARRIVNYAQEGMQVVQGTDAGFIKFGSRVDLFLPLGTPVNVVLNQKAIGGKTIIATKES, encoded by the coding sequence ATGTTTCATAAAGAAGGAGCTCCATCTATTTTATTAGCAACCGTTTTTACGGTAGTTACACTATTACTTGCGGACAAATTTATTGACATCAATTGGTTAAGAATGTCGGTTGAAATCTTTGTTTTCTTAATTTTAATTATTGTATTGCAATTCTTTAGAAACCCAAAAAGAACTGTAATTATCAATGACAAACAAATTCTGGCTCCTGTTGATGGAAAAGTGGTTGTTATTGAAGAAGTTTACGAAGGAGAATATTTCAAAGACAAACGTCTTCAGGTTTCTATCTTTATGTCCCCAATAAATGTACATGTTACGCGATATGCCATGAGCGGAATTATAAAATTCAGCAAATACCATCCCGGTAAATTCTTAGTAGCCTGGCATCCGAAAGCCAGTGAAGAAAACGAAAGAACTACTGTTGTAATAGAAAACAATAGTTTTGGTGCTGTTTTATACCGTCAAATTGCAGGAGCATTAGCACGCCGAATTGTAAATTATGCACAGGAAGGAATGCAGGTCGTTCAGGGTACTGATGCCGGCTTTATTAAATTTGGTTCCAGAGTAGATTTATTTTTACCTTTAGGTACTCCTGTAAATGTGGTTCTCAATCAAAAAGCCATTGGAGGAAAAACTATTATTGCAACAAAAGAATCATAA
- a CDS encoding superoxide dismutase has product MKKLIYTISSLFLFVFLISCNNKKLTEVVEVPLPTAEEKVTLGFPDDVKAEPGSFLLDKLPYSYDALAPAISALNLEAHYSKHYLTYTNNLNAAIAGTEYENMSIEDILAKLDINDTELRNSAGGFYNHSLYWKSMAPNAGGTPKDTIAGAIDRDFGSFNEFKTAFKEEATKQFGSAWVWLIVDKAGKLKITSSQNQDNPLMRNAAVPGTPILALDLWEHAYYLGHQYRRATYIDSFFNVINWGKVNENYQNSFIKKY; this is encoded by the coding sequence ATGAAAAAACTTATTTATACAATCAGCAGCCTATTTTTATTTGTTTTTTTAATTTCCTGCAACAATAAAAAACTAACCGAAGTAGTTGAAGTTCCTCTTCCTACTGCCGAAGAAAAAGTAACTCTGGGATTTCCTGACGATGTAAAAGCAGAACCCGGTTCTTTTTTACTGGATAAATTGCCTTATTCTTATGATGCTTTAGCTCCAGCCATTTCAGCTCTTAACTTAGAAGCTCATTATTCTAAACATTATCTGACATACACTAACAATCTTAACGCCGCCATAGCCGGAACAGAATACGAAAACATGTCTATCGAAGACATCTTAGCCAAACTGGACATCAACGATACCGAATTAAGAAATAGTGCCGGAGGTTTTTACAACCATTCGCTTTACTGGAAATCAATGGCTCCTAATGCCGGCGGAACTCCAAAAGATACGATTGCCGGAGCTATCGACCGGGATTTTGGTTCTTTTAATGAATTTAAAACTGCATTCAAAGAAGAAGCCACTAAACAATTTGGCTCGGCCTGGGTTTGGCTAATTGTGGACAAAGCCGGAAAACTAAAAATTACCAGTTCTCAAAATCAGGACAATCCCTTGATGCGAAATGCTGCTGTTCCCGGAACTCCTATTTTAGCCCTGGATTTATGGGAACACGCTTATTATTTGGGTCACCAATACCGTCGTGCAACCTACATTGATTCGTTTTTTAACGTAATCAATTGGGGAAAAGTAAATGAAAATTATCAAAATTCATTCATCAAAAAATACTAA
- a CDS encoding phosphatidate cytidylyltransferase yields MNETLKRSISGAIYILLLITSILYSTESFFILFGVFLMIAIYEFCNLTQVNKTLPLIAGFLLYSGITLISHYNKITTQTINAFLGSTIEITINIQQMNIILLATTLVVSVKCILFLFYDNIQKISTSSKYLYLFGYIILPFVFITKISFGIKDYNPKIIIGLFILIWTNDSFAYVVGKSIGKNKLFERISPKKTIEGFIGGILFAILAGYLISKYYIKAKPEFSAQSILIWTSIATIVGIFGTIGDLIESKFKRIAGVKDSGNIMPGHGGVLDRLDSVIFVAPIIFLFYQILNYVS; encoded by the coding sequence ATGAATGAAACTCTAAAAAGGTCTATATCAGGAGCTATTTACATCTTATTATTAATAACTTCTATTTTATACTCAACCGAAAGTTTTTTTATACTTTTTGGTGTATTTCTAATGATAGCCATATATGAATTTTGCAATTTAACTCAGGTTAACAAAACCCTGCCGCTAATAGCAGGTTTTTTGCTTTATTCCGGCATTACACTAATTAGTCATTACAATAAAATTACTACTCAAACAATCAATGCCTTTTTGGGCTCTACTATTGAAATCACAATCAATATTCAGCAAATGAATATCATTTTATTAGCAACCACATTAGTTGTATCAGTAAAATGTATTCTTTTTTTATTTTATGATAATATTCAAAAGATAAGTACCTCATCAAAATACCTTTATCTATTTGGTTACATCATTCTTCCATTTGTATTTATAACTAAAATTTCTTTCGGAATAAAAGACTACAATCCTAAAATCATTATTGGTTTATTTATTTTAATCTGGACCAATGACTCTTTTGCTTATGTTGTTGGGAAATCCATTGGAAAAAACAAATTATTCGAACGCATCTCTCCTAAAAAAACTATCGAAGGATTTATAGGCGGAATACTTTTTGCCATTTTAGCCGGTTATTTAATATCAAAATACTACATCAAAGCCAAACCTGAGTTCAGCGCACAATCCATACTGATTTGGACTTCTATTGCAACTATTGTAGGGATATTTGGAACAATAGGCGATTTGATTGAATCTAAATTCAAACGAATTGCAGGAGTAAAAGACAGCGGAAATATCATGCCCGGACACGGAGGCGTACTAGATAGACTAGATAGTGTTATATTTGTAGCACCAATTATATTTTTATTTTATCAAATTTTAAATTATGTTTCATAA